The following are from one region of the Streptomyces tuirus genome:
- a CDS encoding streptophobe family protein, which produces MSSRTPSGQARTPGERAVARHGWAHALVTVLGGLLAMALVSALGLWAAGAADLPDGSFGPVVAATMVTAVGGTVKVAGGAGDLAETRAGLTVIPLSVTLTGALVIAWGFLRPLRHRAVAGARELAGWAGRVVALWLLALIGLTLAARHTFEISLGDDALGDLGDLFGASPRIGFTTDVPLSVFVGVVWLAGVLVLALLVSRGAPLPARLLRFQASVRPAAYAMVALLLACVVIGVVVALIVAMTKGHARETFAVILLGIPNLVWLALTIGLGATWNGRVEGPFGLPMPHVLDEVLRTPDVSELNLRTLAEHDGRVWWLLVVDVVLLLAAAFVMAARSPARVRAWQHAVHMAVALVLTVFMICLVGRISAHLGLSVLGIGDLGGGLGGELFLRPKLWGAVGLAVPWGLVTGFAGALLARHVRRRGEVRPDGKG; this is translated from the coding sequence GTGAGTTCGCGCACCCCCTCCGGCCAGGCACGTACCCCCGGCGAGCGGGCCGTCGCCCGCCACGGCTGGGCGCATGCCCTCGTCACGGTGCTCGGCGGGCTGCTCGCCATGGCGCTGGTGTCCGCCCTGGGGCTGTGGGCGGCCGGGGCCGCGGACCTTCCGGACGGTTCCTTCGGCCCCGTCGTCGCGGCCACCATGGTCACCGCCGTCGGCGGCACGGTGAAAGTCGCCGGAGGCGCCGGCGACCTCGCCGAGACGCGGGCGGGCCTGACGGTGATTCCGTTGTCCGTCACCCTCACCGGGGCGCTGGTGATCGCCTGGGGGTTCCTGCGTCCGCTGCGGCACCGCGCGGTGGCCGGCGCCAGGGAGCTGGCCGGCTGGGCCGGGCGGGTGGTGGCCCTGTGGCTGCTCGCGCTGATCGGTCTGACGCTCGCCGCCCGCCACACCTTCGAGATCTCCCTCGGGGACGACGCGCTCGGTGACCTCGGCGACCTGTTCGGCGCCTCGCCGCGGATCGGCTTCACCACCGACGTCCCGCTGTCCGTGTTCGTCGGCGTGGTCTGGCTGGCCGGTGTGCTGGTGCTGGCGCTGCTGGTGTCGCGCGGGGCTCCGCTGCCCGCGCGGCTGTTGCGCTTCCAGGCGTCGGTGCGCCCGGCCGCGTACGCGATGGTCGCGCTGCTGCTGGCCTGCGTCGTCATCGGTGTGGTCGTCGCCCTGATCGTCGCGATGACCAAGGGGCACGCGCGGGAGACGTTCGCGGTGATCCTGCTGGGCATCCCCAACCTGGTGTGGCTGGCGCTGACGATCGGGCTCGGCGCGACCTGGAACGGGCGGGTGGAGGGGCCTTTCGGGCTGCCCATGCCGCATGTGCTGGACGAGGTGCTGCGCACCCCGGACGTCTCCGAGCTGAATCTGCGCACCCTCGCCGAGCACGACGGCCGGGTGTGGTGGCTGCTGGTCGTCGACGTCGTGCTGCTGCTGGCCGCCGCGTTCGTGATGGCGGCCCGGTCACCGGCCCGGGTGCGGGCCTGGCAGCACGCGGTACACATGGCGGTCGCCCTCGTGCTCACGGTGTTCATGATCTGCCTCGTCGGACGCATCTCGGCGCACTTGGGTCTGTCCGTGCTCGGCATCGGTGATCTGGGCGGCGGTCTCGGGGGCGAGCTGTTCCTGAGACCCAAGTTGTGGGGTGCCGTCGGTCTGGCCGTCCCCTGGGGGCTGGTGACCGGATTCGCCGGGGCGCTGCTGGCGCGCCACGTACGGCGGCGCGGCGAGGTGCGCCCCGACGGCAAGGGCTGA
- a CDS encoding DUF6777 domain-containing protein: MSVDPPSSGRPTGPPSGPLSGPSQPPSGGGGPPSEPPSGGGREPEPRRPWWGSVPRVAIIATAVVAAVVLAVVLSRPDNGGTGASDGGTSTSSGEIFLQPAADTGPDQFTESTAQEDSSASPVTPSGDTESAPQNALRGVNGDAPGLYGGTRNVASCDVEKQIKYFEDAPDKERAFASVLRIQPSEVPDYLRSLTPVQLRMDTRVTNHGYKSGAPTSYQAVLQAGTAVLVDDRGVPRVRCACGNPLTPPVAQQSAPKTTGNAWPGYKSSNVVIVTPAPRPVDEFVMCEADGEWFKREAGDTGNKDRKTKKPDKPSPSATVTTPTSPTDSTSSQPPTSEPPTSDTDTSGPTTDEPPSSDTQQPPPDSDTGNNTGNNTGNNTGSHTGSDTGGGTTEQAPAS, from the coding sequence GTGAGCGTCGATCCACCGTCGTCCGGCCGCCCCACAGGACCTCCCTCGGGCCCGCTGTCGGGTCCTTCCCAGCCTCCCTCGGGCGGCGGCGGCCCGCCCTCCGAACCGCCGAGCGGCGGCGGCAGGGAGCCGGAGCCCCGCCGACCGTGGTGGGGGTCCGTGCCCCGTGTCGCGATCATCGCCACCGCCGTGGTGGCCGCCGTGGTCCTGGCCGTGGTGCTCTCCCGGCCCGACAACGGCGGCACCGGCGCGTCCGACGGCGGCACCAGCACATCGAGCGGCGAGATCTTCCTCCAGCCCGCGGCCGACACCGGACCGGACCAGTTCACCGAGTCGACGGCCCAGGAGGACAGCTCCGCCTCCCCGGTCACGCCCTCGGGGGACACCGAGTCGGCCCCGCAGAACGCCCTGCGCGGTGTGAACGGCGACGCCCCCGGCCTGTACGGCGGCACCCGCAACGTCGCCAGCTGTGACGTGGAGAAGCAGATCAAGTACTTCGAGGACGCCCCGGACAAGGAGCGCGCGTTCGCCTCGGTCCTGCGCATCCAGCCGTCCGAGGTCCCCGACTACCTGCGCTCCCTCACCCCCGTGCAGCTGCGCATGGACACCCGCGTCACCAACCACGGCTACAAGAGCGGCGCCCCCACCAGCTACCAGGCCGTCCTCCAAGCCGGCACGGCCGTCCTGGTCGACGACCGCGGCGTGCCCCGGGTGCGCTGCGCGTGCGGCAACCCGCTGACCCCGCCGGTCGCCCAGCAGAGCGCACCCAAGACGACCGGCAACGCGTGGCCGGGGTACAAGTCGTCGAACGTCGTCATCGTGACGCCCGCTCCGCGGCCCGTCGACGAATTCGTGATGTGCGAAGCCGACGGCGAGTGGTTCAAGCGTGAGGCGGGGGACACCGGCAACAAGGACCGCAAGACGAAGAAGCCCGACAAGCCCTCCCCGTCGGCCACTGTCACCACGCCCACGTCGCCGACCGACTCGACGTCGTCGCAACCGCCCACGAGCGAACCGCCGACCTCGGACACGGACACCTCGGGGCCGACGACGGACGAGCCGCCGTCGTCCGACACCCAGCAGCCGCCGCCCGACAGCGATACCGGCAACAACACCGGCAACAACACCGGCAACAACACCGGGAGCCACACGGGGAGCGACACCGGCGGCGGCACGACGGAACAGGCGCCGGCCTCGTGA